A genomic region of Coraliomargarita sinensis contains the following coding sequences:
- a CDS encoding ABC transporter ATP-binding protein — protein sequence MDDTPLIEIRNLKTYYPIRGGFFNTVKDHLKAVDDVSFSIGRKQTFGLVGESGCGKSTLGRSILRLQPITGGQILFEGNDITKLSQKEMMKFRRNIQIIFQDPYGSLNPRMTVRQIIREPLDTHSIGDKSDRDKEVYRLLDVCGMERAMADRYPHEFSGGQRQRVGIARALALKPKFIVADEAVSALDVTVQNQILKLIADLQEEFGISFLFISHDLAVVQHVSHEVGVMYFGKMVEKASAEELYKNPQHEYTRKLLSAVPRIRV from the coding sequence CCATTCGCGGGGGCTTCTTCAATACCGTCAAGGATCACCTCAAAGCCGTCGACGACGTGTCTTTTTCCATCGGTCGGAAGCAAACCTTCGGACTTGTCGGCGAGTCCGGCTGCGGAAAATCCACGCTTGGCCGCTCCATCCTCCGCTTGCAGCCGATTACCGGCGGGCAAATCCTGTTTGAAGGCAACGACATCACAAAGCTCTCCCAAAAGGAGATGATGAAATTCCGCCGTAACATCCAAATCATCTTTCAGGATCCCTACGGCTCCCTGAATCCGCGCATGACGGTGCGGCAGATTATTCGCGAGCCCCTGGACACGCATTCGATCGGAGACAAGTCGGACCGGGACAAGGAAGTCTACCGGCTTCTGGACGTCTGCGGCATGGAACGGGCCATGGCCGACCGCTACCCTCACGAATTTTCCGGCGGGCAGCGTCAGCGTGTCGGCATCGCCCGGGCACTCGCCCTGAAGCCCAAATTCATCGTGGCGGATGAGGCGGTCTCCGCCCTGGACGTCACCGTGCAAAATCAAATCCTTAAACTGATCGCCGACCTGCAGGAGGAATTCGGGATTTCCTTCCTTTTTATCTCCCATGATCTCGCGGTGGTGCAACACGTCTCCCACGAGGTCGGGGTGATGTATTTCGGAAAAATGGTCGAAAAGGCCTCGGCAGAAGAACTCTACAAGAACCCCCAGCACGAATACACCAGGAAGCTGCTGAGTGCCGTACCGCGGATCCGGGTGTAA
- a CDS encoding Gfo/Idh/MocA family protein, whose amino-acid sequence MSTYTPHSSRRGFIKKSAAAAGALFAAPQIIRAQTLGNSEKSAANSRMGIGFIGMGLISQGHLKTFSGMKELQPIAVCDVKSWQLERASKTLKDRGFNDVQATANWEDVISNREIDIVCVTTPDHWHAALAIEAMKNGKDVYVEKPMTLTIEEGKKVVEAQEKYGRILQVGSQQRSSERFRKAANLVRNGMIGEVKEIYCQLGQFPQPPEQEEIKPVPEGFNYDRWLGPTPYYEYSDNRVLGNYGRGWRCYWEYGSRKFGDWGAHHFDIIQWALDRDDTGPVEFIPKGYNGAEYHHYRYADGITVWRDRKPNPAMIRFIGTEGEVHVGRGKLASLPEDLVRHRFDDDAIQVYESNNHRQNFIDSVISRKPTICPASVGHRSGTICQLAGIAELLGEPVQWDPATEQVVGNLKATAMQDRPRRPGYELPEV is encoded by the coding sequence ATGTCTACGTACACACCCCATTCTTCACGCCGAGGTTTCATCAAAAAATCAGCTGCTGCCGCAGGCGCTCTGTTTGCCGCCCCTCAAATCATTCGGGCTCAAACACTGGGCAACTCGGAGAAAAGTGCCGCCAACTCACGGATGGGGATCGGCTTTATCGGTATGGGCCTGATTTCCCAGGGACACCTGAAAACTTTCTCCGGCATGAAAGAGCTTCAGCCTATTGCGGTCTGCGACGTGAAATCCTGGCAGTTGGAGAGGGCTTCAAAGACGCTGAAGGACCGCGGCTTCAACGATGTGCAGGCGACAGCAAACTGGGAGGATGTGATTTCCAATCGCGAGATTGATATTGTCTGCGTGACAACTCCGGACCACTGGCATGCTGCGCTCGCCATTGAGGCGATGAAGAACGGTAAGGATGTTTACGTGGAAAAGCCGATGACCCTGACGATTGAAGAGGGTAAAAAGGTAGTCGAGGCGCAGGAAAAATACGGGCGTATTCTCCAGGTCGGTTCTCAACAGCGTTCTTCGGAGCGCTTCCGGAAGGCAGCCAACCTGGTGCGTAACGGAATGATCGGAGAGGTTAAAGAAATTTACTGCCAGTTGGGCCAGTTCCCGCAGCCGCCGGAACAAGAAGAAATCAAGCCGGTACCGGAAGGCTTCAACTATGATCGCTGGCTCGGGCCGACTCCTTACTACGAGTACTCCGATAACCGGGTTCTCGGTAATTACGGCCGCGGTTGGCGCTGCTACTGGGAATACGGCAGTCGTAAATTCGGTGACTGGGGAGCCCACCACTTCGACATTATTCAGTGGGCACTTGATCGTGATGATACCGGCCCGGTCGAGTTTATCCCCAAGGGGTACAACGGAGCAGAGTACCACCACTACCGCTACGCCGATGGCATCACGGTCTGGCGCGATCGAAAGCCCAATCCTGCCATGATCCGGTTCATCGGCACCGAGGGCGAGGTCCATGTGGGACGGGGTAAACTGGCCAGTCTGCCGGAAGATCTTGTGCGCCATCGATTCGACGATGATGCCATCCAGGTTTACGAGTCGAACAACCACCGGCAGAACTTCATTGATTCCGTGATTTCCCGTAAGCCGACAATTTGCCCGGCCAGCGTGGGGCACCGCTCCGGCACGATTTGCCAGTTGGCAGGCATCGCCGAACTTCTAGGCGAGCCCGTGCAGTGGGATCCGGCCACAGAACAGGTCGTTGGTAATCTCAAGGCCACCGCGATGCAGGACCGCCCGCGCCGCCCCGGTTACGAATTGCCCGAGGTATGA
- the ruvB gene encoding Holliday junction branch migration DNA helicase RuvB: MPFSPEDPPTGTDFIEQSLAEHDGPQDSILRPLSFDDFAGQPKTLERLKVMVGAARDREEALNHILLSGPPGLGKTTLSLILGHEMGKKVSITSGPIIDKPADLAGLLTNLNEGDILFIDEIHRIPKTVEEYLYSAMEDFRIDIMIDQGPNARSVRLNLPRFTLLGATTRMGLLTAPLRSRFTLQSRLSYYDHGTLQGIVERTCGLLKVDFEKDGAAEIARRARGTPRIANNLVNFCRDYAQQRSGGTITKENAAAALELLEIDTRGLDEMDKQVMRVMAQNYRGGPVGLGTVAVAVGEEAHTLEEVHEPFLIQEGYLQRTAQGRVLTEKGWRVIGLEAPGGNQTDLL; encoded by the coding sequence ATGCCCTTTTCACCCGAAGATCCGCCCACCGGCACTGACTTTATCGAGCAGAGCCTCGCTGAGCATGACGGCCCCCAGGATTCGATTCTTCGACCGCTTTCGTTTGATGACTTTGCGGGGCAGCCAAAGACACTGGAACGATTGAAGGTCATGGTCGGTGCGGCCCGTGACCGTGAGGAAGCGCTCAACCACATTCTACTCAGTGGCCCGCCGGGACTGGGCAAGACCACCCTGTCTTTAATTCTCGGCCATGAGATGGGCAAGAAGGTCAGCATCACCTCCGGCCCGATTATCGATAAGCCAGCCGATCTCGCCGGTTTGCTGACAAACCTGAATGAAGGCGATATCCTCTTTATCGATGAGATTCACCGTATTCCCAAAACGGTCGAAGAGTATCTCTACTCCGCGATGGAGGACTTCCGGATCGATATCATGATCGACCAGGGACCAAATGCCCGCAGCGTCCGACTCAACCTTCCGCGCTTTACCCTACTTGGCGCCACCACCCGGATGGGGCTGCTCACCGCGCCGCTTCGCAGTCGCTTCACGCTCCAGTCCCGCCTCAGTTACTACGACCACGGGACCCTGCAGGGCATCGTGGAACGGACCTGCGGCCTCCTGAAAGTCGACTTTGAAAAGGACGGCGCAGCCGAAATCGCCCGGCGCGCCCGCGGGACCCCGCGAATCGCCAATAACCTGGTGAACTTCTGCCGGGACTACGCCCAGCAGCGCAGCGGCGGAACGATCACAAAAGAGAACGCCGCGGCGGCACTCGAGTTACTCGAAATCGACACCCGCGGTCTCGATGAGATGGACAAACAGGTCATGCGTGTGATGGCACAGAATTACCGCGGGGGCCCTGTCGGGCTCGGTACCGTCGCGGTCGCGGTCGGGGAGGAAGCCCACACTCTTGAAGAAGTCCACGAACCCTTCCTGATTCAAGAGGGTTATTTACAGCGCACCGCGCAGGGGCGTGTCCTGACCGAAAAAGGCTGGCGGGTCATCGGGCTGGAAGCACCGGGCGGCAACCAAACTGATTTGCTTTAA
- a CDS encoding Abi family protein: protein MEYLKESLRSEEQAQRLLDRGLKADREELIKRLSSVSYYRLSGYLYPFRKTDSDNYVEGATLKVIWDRYCFDRRLRVLLLDAIERVEVAIRTQLTYHFSEKHGAFGHCDERHFPNLKIVDYIEWRENLIVETSRSKEAFKQHFFKKYGDSHRNLPVWMASELMSMGSLLTMLKGVDSGIQSKVSSHFGMADELLLSWLRSLYAARNVCAHHSRLWNRVLGYAPSLPQRNKYPNWHITDATGKRVLVNNRVGILLMICHNFLKQISPTSQWRKRTEELFAEYPEIPVKAMGLPAEWTKHPLWT, encoded by the coding sequence GTGGAATATTTGAAAGAGTCACTTCGCTCTGAGGAACAAGCGCAACGCTTATTAGACCGGGGCCTAAAAGCTGATAGGGAGGAGCTAATTAAACGGCTGAGCTCAGTCAGTTACTACCGTTTGTCCGGCTACCTCTACCCCTTCCGCAAAACGGACTCTGACAATTATGTCGAAGGTGCTACTTTAAAAGTTATCTGGGACCGGTACTGCTTTGATCGACGTCTTCGGGTGCTACTACTTGATGCAATTGAACGGGTCGAGGTCGCTATACGCACCCAACTCACTTATCATTTTTCCGAAAAGCACGGCGCCTTCGGCCATTGCGATGAGCGCCACTTCCCCAACCTAAAAATCGTCGACTATATTGAATGGAGGGAAAACCTCATTGTCGAAACGAGTCGAAGCAAGGAAGCTTTCAAGCAGCACTTTTTCAAAAAATATGGCGATTCACATCGCAACCTACCTGTCTGGATGGCTTCGGAGCTTATGAGCATGGGAAGTCTACTGACAATGCTCAAGGGAGTGGATAGTGGCATCCAAAGCAAAGTCTCCTCCCATTTTGGAATGGCTGATGAACTTTTATTGAGCTGGCTACGGAGCCTCTATGCCGCACGCAATGTTTGTGCCCACCACTCAAGACTCTGGAACCGTGTTTTAGGCTATGCACCAAGCTTGCCCCAAAGAAACAAATACCCAAATTGGCACATTACTGATGCAACAGGAAAGCGTGTATTGGTAAATAATCGAGTAGGCATACTCTTAATGATATGCCATAATTTTCTTAAACAAATTTCACCTACCAGCCAGTGGCGAAAACGCACCGAAGAACTTTTTGCCGAGTACCCTGAAATCCCGGTTAAGGCTATGGGCTTACCAGCAGAATGGACCAAGCACCCTCTTTGGACCTGA
- the rlmB gene encoding 23S rRNA (guanosine(2251)-2'-O)-methyltransferase RlmB: MGRNSVKKLKKPPRHSALAAVVHIENEDDLFDLIERTENPLLLVLEGVQDPHNLGACLRTASGAGVTAVLAPVKGACGITPTVRDISCGGADEVPFLKVKNIGMLLRKFHDEGIQIIGTSDRGGGNLYKMNFKPPTALVLGSEGWGLRKVTGDLCDHLVSIPMAGKVDCLNVSVSAGVCLYEAVRQRL, encoded by the coding sequence ATGGGACGAAATTCCGTAAAAAAACTCAAGAAGCCACCGCGCCACTCCGCGCTGGCCGCCGTCGTGCACATCGAGAACGAGGACGACCTCTTCGATCTCATTGAACGCACCGAGAATCCTCTCCTGCTTGTCCTGGAGGGCGTGCAGGATCCCCACAATCTGGGGGCCTGCTTGCGCACCGCCTCAGGCGCGGGCGTCACAGCGGTGCTGGCCCCGGTCAAGGGAGCCTGCGGGATCACACCTACCGTGCGTGATATTTCCTGCGGTGGGGCCGACGAAGTCCCCTTCCTCAAGGTGAAAAACATCGGCATGCTCCTGCGTAAGTTTCACGACGAAGGCATTCAGATTATCGGGACCTCGGACCGGGGAGGTGGAAATCTCTACAAAATGAATTTCAAGCCGCCAACGGCCCTCGTCCTCGGTAGTGAAGGCTGGGGCCTGCGAAAAGTCACGGGCGATCTCTGCGACCATCTCGTCAGCATTCCCATGGCCGGTAAAGTTGACTGCCTCAATGTCTCCGTCTCGGCGGGCGTCTGCCTCTACGAAGCCGTCCGGCAACGACTGTAA
- a CDS encoding gamma-glutamylcyclotransferase family protein: protein MNISDLSVFVYGTLKPGGRYWPKFCEGKVDEPIPARVKGQLYDMHLGFPGFRLDDEGWTYGHLLTFKTEEDFLRLDYLEGYDPDRPYSKNEYIRKRAQVYSTQGKPLGEVWIYEITDHMMEDCQATRIPSGNWKV from the coding sequence ATGAACATATCCGATTTATCTGTCTTCGTCTATGGCACCCTGAAACCGGGCGGTCGCTACTGGCCCAAGTTCTGTGAAGGCAAAGTCGACGAGCCGATTCCGGCCAGGGTGAAGGGACAGCTCTACGATATGCACCTTGGCTTTCCCGGCTTTCGTTTGGATGACGAAGGCTGGACCTACGGGCACCTTCTTACGTTCAAAACCGAAGAAGATTTCTTGAGACTGGACTATCTGGAAGGTTACGATCCGGATCGACCGTATTCGAAAAACGAATACATCCGTAAAAGAGCCCAGGTATATTCAACGCAAGGCAAGCCGCTCGGCGAGGTTTGGATCTATGAAATCACAGACCACATGATGGAGGATTGCCAAGCCACGCGTATCCCCAGCGGGAACTGGAAGGTGTAA
- a CDS encoding adenylate/guanylate cyclase domain-containing protein, translating into MAVSFKVKLMVAMVLAVMVVLLASFELIRIRVADYFEATLRNQYAQQFQLSEERDAERLAAYSSEIINNTSNPRLLAALFEEDLSRFYYDLSQELEPFQRGVEDRHATSRAWPFFRFIREDGRYLRPPKFGTGNVQEATNALPGVLSPFPEDQLESLLSGLRTAADEMPSARSGYLVAKIKEEPILLKAFVCPVDDAFGMFLGDLILVIPWQAAGVREKGTLDAVAVKGEVFDGDGRVRSQEWPMLGETLAASGRKEGNQRVRIEGSSYLVFSEMLDTDPRFPVAERAILFSTDEQERLLSGIRNIFLLFALAGFLVSLLLSHVLAGGLHAPVLRLREAAHRIGKGDYSARVEVRSRDELGQLGDAFNSMAEGLELKERYKAVLSKVADRKVADRLMQGQINLGGETVHATVMFCDIRGFTRMTEGMDPHEVIAIMNTHMTAMTEIVHAHGGVVDKFVGDEIMALFGVPVPGDDDIGQALRCAKAMVARCQEMNASREPPIEIGIGIAHGEMVAGCMGSEDRLNYTVLGDRVNLASRLCSQAKPMEIVVDEPVRNATGLDLPDSERQTIALKGFETAPPFYIVRDK; encoded by the coding sequence GTGGCGGTTTCCTTTAAAGTCAAACTCATGGTCGCGATGGTACTCGCGGTTATGGTGGTGTTGTTGGCTTCATTTGAGCTTATTCGTATCCGTGTGGCCGATTATTTTGAAGCCACGCTGCGCAATCAGTACGCCCAGCAATTCCAACTTTCGGAGGAGCGCGATGCCGAACGCTTGGCCGCCTACTCCAGCGAGATCATCAACAACACGTCGAACCCCCGTCTCCTCGCGGCGCTTTTCGAAGAGGATCTCTCGCGCTTTTACTACGACCTTTCCCAAGAGTTGGAGCCCTTTCAGCGCGGAGTGGAAGATCGGCATGCCACCAGCCGTGCCTGGCCTTTCTTTCGCTTCATTCGGGAGGATGGCCGCTACCTTCGCCCGCCCAAGTTCGGCACGGGCAATGTTCAAGAAGCGACGAATGCCTTGCCCGGAGTCCTTAGCCCTTTCCCGGAGGACCAATTGGAGTCACTTTTAAGCGGACTGCGAACCGCCGCGGACGAGATGCCATCCGCCCGCTCGGGTTACCTCGTGGCCAAGATCAAAGAAGAGCCGATTCTTCTCAAGGCTTTCGTCTGTCCGGTGGACGATGCCTTCGGCATGTTTTTGGGCGACCTCATATTGGTCATCCCCTGGCAGGCGGCCGGAGTCCGCGAAAAGGGCACTCTGGATGCCGTCGCGGTCAAGGGAGAGGTGTTCGACGGGGACGGGCGCGTGCGTTCTCAAGAATGGCCGATGCTGGGCGAGACCCTTGCGGCCTCGGGTCGAAAAGAGGGGAATCAGCGCGTTCGCATCGAAGGCTCCTCTTATCTCGTCTTCTCTGAAATGTTGGATACAGACCCGCGTTTCCCCGTGGCGGAGCGTGCGATTCTTTTTTCAACGGATGAACAGGAGCGCCTGCTCTCCGGGATTCGAAACATTTTTCTACTCTTCGCCCTGGCGGGTTTTCTGGTTAGCCTACTGCTGAGCCATGTCTTGGCGGGCGGGCTTCATGCGCCGGTGCTTCGTTTGCGGGAAGCCGCCCACAGAATTGGAAAAGGCGATTATTCCGCACGGGTGGAGGTTCGCTCCCGGGATGAACTCGGCCAGTTGGGGGATGCCTTTAACAGCATGGCCGAAGGGCTCGAACTCAAGGAGCGCTACAAAGCGGTGCTCTCGAAAGTCGCGGATCGGAAGGTGGCCGACCGGCTCATGCAGGGGCAGATCAATTTGGGTGGCGAAACCGTGCACGCGACGGTCATGTTTTGTGACATTCGCGGGTTCACGCGTATGACCGAGGGGATGGATCCGCATGAAGTCATCGCCATCATGAATACCCACATGACAGCCATGACCGAAATCGTGCACGCACACGGGGGCGTGGTGGATAAGTTTGTCGGTGATGAGATCATGGCGCTCTTCGGTGTGCCCGTTCCGGGAGACGATGATATTGGGCAGGCACTGCGATGTGCTAAAGCGATGGTGGCCCGCTGCCAGGAAATGAATGCGAGCCGCGAGCCCCCGATTGAGATTGGCATAGGCATCGCCCACGGGGAAATGGTCGCCGGGTGTATGGGATCGGAAGACCGGCTCAACTACACCGTCCTGGGCGATCGTGTGAACCTGGCTTCCCGCCTGTGCTCTCAGGCAAAACCGATGGAAATCGTGGTCGACGAGCCCGTTCGCAACGCCACCGGTCTTGACCTGCCGGATTCCGAGCGGCAAACCATCGCGTTGAAAGGTTTTGAAACCGCGCCACCTTTTTACATAGTGCGTGATAAGTAG
- a CDS encoding carboxypeptidase regulatory-like domain-containing protein, which translates to MLRFCLILLIGFGPSLALAGELSGKVDLKPAKQRRSAARYTGNTAELGPPAPFLGVVYLSRKDLSAGTPPEAPRVMSQRGLQFYPAVLPISAGSKVAFPNEDNTYHNVFSYSPEKRFDLGRYAKGEGPPIVTFDKVGEVRVFCEVHEHMRAIVLVLDTPYFTTTDEEGRFSLSEVPPGEYTLNVWRLNQPPHTQTVTVDEGKRVVEISD; encoded by the coding sequence ATGCTACGTTTCTGCCTTATCCTCTTGATCGGCTTCGGGCCAAGCCTGGCACTGGCCGGAGAGCTTTCCGGGAAAGTGGACCTCAAGCCGGCGAAGCAACGTCGCAGTGCGGCACGCTACACGGGGAACACGGCGGAACTGGGGCCGCCGGCACCTTTTCTTGGCGTGGTCTACCTGAGCCGTAAAGATCTGAGCGCGGGCACGCCGCCGGAAGCCCCCCGGGTGATGTCGCAGCGTGGCCTTCAGTTCTACCCTGCGGTTCTGCCGATTTCCGCCGGAAGTAAAGTCGCTTTTCCAAACGAGGATAACACCTATCACAATGTCTTCTCCTACTCCCCGGAAAAGCGTTTCGATCTCGGCCGCTATGCCAAGGGGGAGGGGCCGCCGATTGTGACTTTCGATAAGGTCGGGGAAGTGCGTGTTTTCTGCGAGGTGCATGAGCACATGCGTGCGATTGTCCTGGTTCTGGACACGCCCTATTTCACCACGACCGATGAAGAGGGGCGCTTCAGTTTGAGTGAGGTCCCGCCCGGCGAATACACGCTGAATGTGTGGCGATTGAACCAACCGCCACACACCCAGACCGTAACGGTCGATGAGGGGAAGCGTGTTGTTGAAATATCCGATTAA
- a CDS encoding SDR family NAD(P)-dependent oxidoreductase, with product MDIAIVTGAETPLGLRIVQTLVQQGYRVHGIGNNFSKVSYADPQFKGHAIDLTDLTAVQTTLDEIIQKEQRIDCLIHAIDVTPGTAFEKLPAGNLEAILKIGLLGPVMMTRLALPNLLRFRGQLINVITANKHGHRATAANALLEGGLREMNKALFDQGRDAGLRVTNCVLRQNNKLSGAGVSDDVLAQSHINLEDVGRTIEHLVDSKAVNVPEEVVLYPRLSPGAEEALPQTALPLDAYDAVVLPPKAYRPPEEPKIPTQPKQQVERTIPYTDEEMEDKIAAAIEDFEANPELYDKPDPNQAKPQQRGGPQQEGQGKNKRRRRRRGGRNRNKKPQDHEAPKPEHGAGPQANDKSKSDSNRKPGSDAPKAKQVTSRKPEDSAKPGKTPKLASDGDGDNLPKAKRGKAEEKPSSGKKKPPAKKAAKKAAKKAVKKVVKIARDSAGEKVPVKKAVKTLVASEKGRKTATKKAAKKKTAAKKAAKKRAAKKVSRKSPQQAD from the coding sequence ATGGATATCGCAATTGTGACCGGCGCGGAAACACCGCTCGGCCTTCGTATCGTTCAAACTCTCGTGCAACAGGGATACCGCGTTCACGGGATCGGTAATAACTTTTCCAAGGTGTCTTATGCAGATCCCCAATTCAAGGGGCATGCTATTGACCTGACTGATCTCACGGCGGTTCAAACAACGCTCGATGAGATTATTCAAAAAGAGCAGCGTATCGACTGCCTGATTCATGCCATTGACGTCACGCCGGGCACGGCTTTTGAAAAATTACCCGCAGGCAATCTGGAGGCGATTCTGAAAATCGGCCTGCTTGGCCCGGTCATGATGACGCGCCTCGCACTGCCCAACCTGCTTCGCTTCCGGGGACAGCTTATTAACGTGATTACGGCGAACAAGCACGGTCACCGCGCCACTGCCGCAAATGCTCTGCTGGAGGGCGGGTTGCGCGAAATGAACAAGGCGCTCTTCGACCAGGGGCGCGACGCCGGCTTGCGGGTGACCAACTGCGTGCTGCGCCAGAACAACAAGCTCTCCGGCGCTGGTGTCAGTGATGACGTGCTTGCACAATCTCACATCAATCTGGAGGACGTGGGCCGTACCATCGAGCATTTGGTCGACTCCAAGGCGGTCAACGTGCCCGAAGAAGTGGTGCTCTATCCGAGGTTGAGCCCCGGGGCGGAAGAAGCGCTTCCCCAGACCGCACTCCCGCTCGATGCCTACGACGCAGTGGTACTGCCCCCGAAGGCCTACCGGCCGCCGGAAGAGCCCAAAATTCCGACCCAGCCGAAGCAGCAGGTCGAGCGCACCATTCCCTACACGGACGAGGAAATGGAGGATAAGATCGCCGCCGCGATAGAAGACTTCGAGGCCAACCCCGAGCTTTACGACAAGCCCGATCCCAACCAGGCGAAACCGCAACAACGCGGTGGTCCGCAACAGGAGGGACAAGGTAAAAACAAGCGCCGCCGCCGTCGCCGGGGTGGCCGGAACCGAAACAAGAAGCCTCAGGATCACGAAGCGCCGAAACCGGAACACGGGGCCGGGCCGCAGGCAAACGATAAGTCCAAGTCGGATTCGAATCGCAAGCCCGGATCCGATGCGCCGAAGGCGAAGCAAGTGACATCCCGGAAACCGGAAGATAGCGCGAAGCCCGGGAAAACACCAAAACTGGCATCAGATGGTGACGGTGACAATCTTCCCAAGGCGAAGCGCGGAAAAGCGGAGGAAAAACCAAGTTCCGGAAAGAAAAAGCCCCCGGCGAAGAAAGCCGCCAAGAAAGCGGCGAAAAAAGCGGTTAAGAAAGTCGTTAAAATTGCCAGAGATTCGGCCGGTGAGAAGGTGCCTGTGAAGAAAGCAGTGAAGACTCTGGTCGCTTCAGAAAAGGGCAGGAAAACGGCGACGAAAAAAGCCGCGAAGAAAAAGACCGCGGCCAAGAAGGCTGCTAAGAAAAGGGCTGCCAAAAAGGTGTCCCGGAAAAGCCCTCAGCAAGCGGACTAA
- a CDS encoding polyprenyl synthetase family protein: protein MPTRSQSEADKVAASGFAEVYEPVKPYLEELDVFLQSQVALLEPEIQEHVRYVFGHSGKRLRPMLVAYSGWQGPAANSTAELVRLGSIIELVHLATLVHDDILDEADTRHRQETAAKKFGPAAAVLIGDVLFSHALKLAAEFPTTEVCRVVAQATARVCAGEIAQTYQRGEVNYSRDFYYRVIQLKTAELFEVACALGAKVAGYSDAFSEAAGAFGRHLGIAYQIFDDLVDLYAEESMIGKTLGTDLEKGKFTLPLLLLLEKVEPAERDDLLARFRSGDTSVVDDFTRRLHDFPIFEEVVGVFEAELAKATDAVAPFSELAPVSEMQKIAGLVRAQLSRLPAAAQ, encoded by the coding sequence ATGCCCACACGCTCACAGTCTGAAGCCGATAAAGTGGCCGCCTCCGGTTTTGCCGAAGTCTACGAACCGGTGAAGCCCTACCTTGAAGAACTGGATGTCTTCCTCCAGTCGCAGGTTGCGTTGCTCGAACCGGAGATTCAGGAGCATGTGCGTTATGTCTTCGGCCACAGCGGCAAGCGGCTGCGGCCCATGCTGGTGGCTTACAGCGGCTGGCAGGGGCCGGCGGCAAATAGCACTGCGGAACTGGTGCGGCTGGGGTCGATCATCGAGCTCGTCCACTTGGCCACGCTGGTGCATGATGATATTCTGGACGAGGCGGATACACGCCACCGCCAGGAAACCGCGGCCAAAAAGTTCGGGCCCGCCGCGGCCGTTTTGATCGGCGATGTGCTATTTTCCCACGCACTCAAGCTGGCGGCGGAATTTCCCACCACCGAGGTGTGCCGGGTGGTGGCGCAAGCCACGGCCCGGGTTTGTGCCGGCGAGATCGCGCAGACGTACCAGCGGGGCGAGGTGAATTACAGCCGGGATTTCTACTACCGGGTGATCCAACTGAAGACGGCCGAGCTTTTCGAAGTCGCCTGTGCGCTCGGGGCGAAGGTGGCCGGCTACTCCGATGCTTTCAGCGAAGCTGCCGGGGCGTTTGGGCGCCATCTGGGAATCGCTTATCAAATATTTGACGATCTCGTGGATCTCTATGCCGAGGAATCCATGATTGGCAAGACGCTCGGCACCGATCTGGAAAAGGGTAAGTTCACCCTGCCGCTTTTGCTGCTGCTTGAAAAAGTTGAGCCGGCGGAGCGCGACGATCTGCTGGCTCGTTTCAGGTCAGGGGATACCTCGGTGGTCGATGACTTCACCAGGCGACTGCATGACTTCCCTATTTTTGAAGAAGTGGTCGGTGTTTTTGAAGCCGAGCTTGCCAAGGCGACTGATGCGGTCGCGCCCTTTAGTGAGCTGGCCCCGGTTTCGGAAATGCAGAAGATTGCGGGTTTGGTGCGTGCCCAGCTGAGCCGTCTCCCTGCGGCAGCGCAGTAA
- a CDS encoding PAS domain-containing protein, giving the protein MHVKIENLALKTVAQQMPQAVVLADKTGHITWVNPAFEKLCGYSPKEVIGERPGELLQGEETDPETVNEFRTAIKAGLALRTDILNYHKDGHSYWARVSITPLRSATGSLQGFIAIERDVTQEHNDLKELHGEVVTLYSALLREEQPKRRRAKVQDPFLNTRNA; this is encoded by the coding sequence ATGCACGTAAAAATTGAAAATTTAGCCCTGAAAACGGTCGCCCAGCAAATGCCTCAAGCGGTCGTTTTGGCAGACAAAACCGGGCATATCACCTGGGTGAACCCCGCTTTTGAAAAACTCTGTGGCTATTCACCCAAGGAAGTCATTGGCGAACGGCCGGGCGAGCTATTGCAGGGCGAGGAAACAGACCCGGAGACGGTGAACGAATTTCGCACGGCGATCAAAGCGGGGCTCGCCTTGCGAACGGACATCCTGAATTACCACAAAGACGGGCACAGCTACTGGGCCCGCGTCTCGATCACGCCGCTTCGCAGTGCCACGGGATCCTTGCAGGGCTTTATCGCCATCGAGCGCGATGTCACTCAGGAGCACAACGATCTGAAAGAACTGCACGGCGAAGTCGTCACACTCTACAGCGCGTTGCTGCGCGAGGAACAACCGAAGCGACGGAGGGCAAAAGTCCAGGATCCTTTTCTCAACACAAGGAACGCTTAG